The stretch of DNA ACGAGCATGTGGTTTCGTTGCATCATGTCGAAAAATCCGATAACGGCGACTTGCCGTTTCTGGTGATGCAACTGGTTCAGGGAACCACACTTGAAGCTCGAATTGCCAGCGAACATAAACTCCCCGTCCGCGAAATCGTCAGGATCGGGATGCAGGTTGCCGCCGGTCTGGCAGCAGCTCACGCCGAGGGGTTGATTCATCGCGATGTCAAACCCGCAAATATCTTGCTCGAAGGGCCCAGTGGACGCGTCAAGCTGACAGACTTCGGCCTCGCCCGCTGTGTCGAAGATGTCAAACTCACGCAGACTGGCTTCGTCACCGGCACTCCACTTTACATGGCTCCCGAACAGGCCCTAGGCGAGGAAATCGACGAACGCTCCGACCTCTTCAGCCTGGGTGCGGTCATGTACGAAATGGCCACCGGCGTCCCTCCCTTTTCCGGAACCACGCCACTCGCCATCCTCCGCAAAATCACCGAAGAAAATGCCCGGCCCATCAGCCAGCTCAACCCGGAGATCCCCACCTGGCTGGTCGAGATCATCGGCAATCTGCTCAAGAGAAATCGAAACGATCGCTACAGTTCAGCCGCGGAAGTGGCTCACATCCTCGCTTCGAAATATCAGCAACTGGAACACCTCTCGCCCTTACAACTCCCGACAGTCGCTGGCGATGCCTTCCATGAAACGTCACTCACCTGCCGACAGGCCGAAAAGCGGCACGCCCGCAATCGACTGCTCGCACTGGCCGGCGGCATCTTGGGAGGCATGATTCTCACACTTTCAGCAGTCAGCTTTTACTGGTGGCAACTGGGCCTGACGGCTCCCAATCCTGCGGGTGCCAATGCCAATTCACCGGGTGCCAATTCGGCATCGATCGGTGGGCTGGATGGTTCCGGAAGTCCGATGGAGTCAGTACCACGCACCAAACCAGTGCGGGTCTACACCAACAATGCCGGCCCGGTCTGGGGGATGGAGATCACTTCCGACAACAAGCAACTGTTCACGGCAATAGACGACGGCACCATCCGCGTCTGGAACCGTGATCAGCATCGCATTGCCGGCACTGTCCAGGCATTTGCCGGTCAGGTCTGGGATGTCTCGGTTTCTGAAGATCGCAAATTCTTCGCCGGCGGTGGTGATGACGGAAGTGTCAAAGTTTTTGATCTCTCCACTCGCCAGCTTCACGAAACCTTGAAGGCCGGTGGCCCTGTGCGAACCTTGCAATTCGCCCCGAAAGGGCATCGCCTGGCTGTCGGCACTCGCACCGGTCAGGTGGAAATCTGGGATGTGGATACGAAAGAACGCCTCCTGATGAATCCCGGTCATACCAGTGGTGTCGTTTCTGTCGCCTGGTCGAAAGATGGACAGTTTCTGGCGACTGGGGGAGGAGATAAGACTGTCAGTCTGTGGGATGCTGCCGACGGTTCTCTCCTGCTGGAAATGACGGGCCACACCGGAGGCGTCTACAGTGTCGCCTTTACGGCTGATGATCAGAAAATCGTCACCGGTGGCTGGGATAAAAAGCTGCATGTCTGGGATGCCGCCACAGGTTCGAGCCTGGGAGAGTTGGAAGGCCACACGGCAGATATCTGGTCGGTAGCCTGCTCGCCTGACGGGGCGCTTGTGGCCTCTGCCGGCGAAGACCGGATGCTCAGGCTGTGGGATTTAGACACGATGAAACCCCTGGCTGTTTTGAACGATCAATCCGGCACAATCTACTCGGTCTGCTTCTCGGCTGACGGAAAATCGGTACTCACCACCGGCCGCGATGGCATCACCCGGGAATGGAGTGTTCCCAAGACAGCCAAATCAGCAGGAAAATGAGCAGGCAAAGAGGTAAGCAAAACAGACAAGCGAAACAGCGACCAAAGAGGTCGCTGGGATAATTCTCTCGGGCCCACGATCAACATTTGCTGCGAGACAGTTGTTTGCCAGTTTCCGATCAACTATTCTTACGAAAGTCAGGAAGCAGGATCGAGTTTCGAGCCTGCACCAAGGGCGGTTAGCTCAGTTGGTTAGAGCGTCACGCTTACACCGTGAATGTCGGGGGTTCGAGTCCCTCACCGCCCATCAAAGCCATTTCGCACGCCTCATCAGAAGGCATCACGACCCCGCAAAACCCCTCGTTTTGTGGGGTTTTCTCTTTTCCCGGGCATCCCACCACCCACGAGCCGGAAGCGTCAGCGACGGAAACTCTGATGATTGACCTCGCAATCAGGAGCGAGTCCAGTAGGGTGCGTTAAGGCTCTGCGCAACCCACCAAGGCGATCGCCCCCAATGCGATAATCGATGATCACAAAAATATAGGGCCGTAAAGCACGGCAGGCACCCGCCTGCCCGTCTCTCGCACCCAACAGCCTCAAACCACCTCACTGGATTGACCAAGAAGAATCTGGTGCAACCCACCAAGGCAATTGCTAGCCTGCCCTGCAAGACTGCTAAGGTTTGCTGCTTTCGTCCGCCCGCTTCCAGTTCAACACATTGCTCTCACTGGAATTTGACCGCCCGGAACCCAGGAATGGTTGAGGATATTGATAACCGATCGTGTTCCCCTGCTCGTCATAAACGAATTCCAGGGAGTGGCCAACGGCTACTTCTTTGGCAGCATTGTAAAGTGCACTGCATGTCATGATTGGCTCCATTAAGATAATCAATCCTGACGAAGCTCCTATGGGCATGGCTGTATTAAACTTGGCATGAACGTGATAATGCTCGACTTCAAACTGGCGGATTTCTTCACTGCGGGGATCGACCAGATCGACGACGGAAACATTATCCGGTTGACCAAGTCGGTCATGCACGATCTGACGCGTATCGAGGTCACGAAGCACGATGCCGGAATTTTCAATCAGCAGGCTGCAACCCGAGAAACTGATTGCCGCGATCGCCAGGGCGGTCCTCCTCAACAGTCGGGTGAACATGGCTTCGCCGACTCCTCAACTGCAAGGTATTGCTAAAAAGCAGTAGTAGACGCCCAGAATGTCCCTGTCCAAAACGCCGTCAAACACGCGTCATTTGATGGGCTGCAATGATTTCACGACTCCATACCGCTGGGGTAATACATGTACTGCCAGTTCACGTCAATAGAGTCTCCAGCGTCTGATAGGCTGTTCGCATGATTTCGTAATGACGTACTCTCCCGGCCATCATCGTCTATCGATTCCGAGATGCGATAGATTGCTCCACCCGCCGCCTGCCACCCCACGGCCCAACATGACATCGCTAACCAACAAAACGAGCCGGAAGCGTCAGCGACGGGCATTCATCAATTCAATCGCTTCCGAAAAGCGAACAGGCTTTGCAACTGCTATCGAAAAATATAAGACTGGGCGGCATCCTCGGAATCAAAAGTCTCAATCACTCGTGCCATGCTTGCCAGCTCTGAGCAAGCATGGCCGGTCGTTCACCGAACAGTTCGAGTTCGGGATTCAGAAGATCAAACAATTTTGTGGAACGCAATACCTGCTGGCTCATCTGCAACAGGAGAAGCAGATTGTGATTGAAGGACTGATAAACGAGTACCTGTCTAAAGCCGAAATAGCGGCAACTGTTGATTATTCGGACAAGAAGTCCGTGCGAAAGTTCAACGCATCATCGGATCGCATGCGTGAAATCGTTGATGAGATTGTGGGCCTGGGAGAAGCCGCAGTTATGACGTTTGCATCGCTTCTGGAGATTGAGCCTGCTGCCCCTTGGGCTGTACACCATCTCGTTGAAAAGGCTGATCTCGACTCGGCAACGCTTTCACGATGCTTCGCCCGTGTAGAACAGGCTATAATGGATGCCAAGGCGAAGGGTGATCCAGCGAGTGCAATGGGAGAGGAGATGTGGCTCAAAGAATTGCGAGCGAAAAAGGCGATGGATGAGTGTAAATAGATTGTAGTGGTCTGTTTGTCTACAGGGTGGCCCCGATTGAAATTCCGTTTTCTACCAGGGTAGCTTTGCCACAAGAGGGCACTGGCAGAGTCTCGTCTGAGATCCTCATAGACTCGAATTGCAGTACTTGCAGCAATCAAACCTCCCCTGCCTCCGGCACACAGGTAGCCCGCAGACGGCCAACCTGTGCCACCTGGCGTGTTGTCAGCGCATCAGAAAACGGCAGACCTGCGTACTGCAAGATAGACCGCTTCACGAGTGACAATGATCGATCTCTGCCAACGGCTACGGAAATAAAAGACATGAGACATTCGCTGGTCAAGCCGGCTAGCCCAGGAGAGGTCTCACGCCGTGCGAATGATTGGCCGAAAACTTTCAACGCCAAGACAAAAACCTTGTTTCGCCCAGCAATTCCCGCCATCGATCCACCCTCAGCACATGCCCAACTCCCATGTATCCTACCGTTATGCGCTATGAACGATCTACCTCACAAGCGGCAGTGCCTTTCAGTCCTGATCCCTTTGGTTTCTGCCAGCGGCTTTCTGACCTAAGCCGTGTTTAATCAACGTTGGAGCCAAGCAGCATGGCCGCTCATGCGTTGACCGGTGGATCGACCGTCGAAAAGACTCGCA from Planctopirus ephydatiae encodes:
- a CDS encoding WD40 repeat domain-containing serine/threonine protein kinase is translated as MPSQPAPFPAEHSTGKSSSDIDLTTNSSTTEARQICDSPCPSVEVLKQVMLGTLDSQQQQVCICHLDHCTACQQALERLATGDCALGRKMGQLCQHVDQTVPESGSAYWPALREVEVDLAETFVPELSPLPSSLSGLGTEGAASNSGSSGKPSNFSHPSRGDLKLDFLLPPEDPAYLGRLSHFDISRVIGRGGMGVVLEAFDTHLQRAVAIKVLDPELASNETARLRFCREARAAAAITHEHVVSLHHVEKSDNGDLPFLVMQLVQGTTLEARIASEHKLPVREIVRIGMQVAAGLAAAHAEGLIHRDVKPANILLEGPSGRVKLTDFGLARCVEDVKLTQTGFVTGTPLYMAPEQALGEEIDERSDLFSLGAVMYEMATGVPPFSGTTPLAILRKITEENARPISQLNPEIPTWLVEIIGNLLKRNRNDRYSSAAEVAHILASKYQQLEHLSPLQLPTVAGDAFHETSLTCRQAEKRHARNRLLALAGGILGGMILTLSAVSFYWWQLGLTAPNPAGANANSPGANSASIGGLDGSGSPMESVPRTKPVRVYTNNAGPVWGMEITSDNKQLFTAIDDGTIRVWNRDQHRIAGTVQAFAGQVWDVSVSEDRKFFAGGGDDGSVKVFDLSTRQLHETLKAGGPVRTLQFAPKGHRLAVGTRTGQVEIWDVDTKERLLMNPGHTSGVVSVAWSKDGQFLATGGGDKTVSLWDAADGSLLLEMTGHTGGVYSVAFTADDQKIVTGGWDKKLHVWDAATGSSLGELEGHTADIWSVACSPDGALVASAGEDRMLRLWDLDTMKPLAVLNDQSGTIYSVCFSADGKSVLTTGRDGITREWSVPKTAKSAGK